The Anaerobaca lacustris genome segment GCTTGACCTCCTCGTCCGCCAGCATGTTCAGGACGTTCTTCAGTCCCATGCTGTCGGTCCTGTCGGCCAGTTCCCGGTAGTAATGCTCGGCGTAGTTCTCCTTCTCCATCGCGAACTCAAATATGTCCATCGCTCTTCCTTTCAACAGCCGCCCTGAAGCCGACCGGGCGAGAACCCGTTCGGCGGTACGAATAGTCCTACTGCCGGACCGGTCTTGTGTTCTGGGAAACTGAAATGTTTCGGCCAGGACCTTGACTTGCGGCCGTCTTGCGCAACAATAGCGGCGAAGGCGAATGCGATTCTCGCGGATTTGCCGGCAGGTGCGCCGCACATTGCCCCACGGACAGGGCAGCAAGTGGGCCTGGAAGCATGCAGAGTAAGGAGGTAAGCAATGGGAACCAGAGGCACCGAAATCGTTGGAATGGATGTCAAGGAACTGCTGGAACTGCTCAATCGAGCCTTTTGTGACGAGTGGCTGGCCTATTACCAGTATTGGCTGGGGGCCAAGGTCGTGAAGGGCCCGATGAAGGACGCCGTGATCGTCGAGCTGGAGCAGCACGCGACCGAGGAATTGAACCATGCGTTGATGCTGACCAACCGGATCATCCAGTTGGGCGGCACGCCGATCTCGACGCCACAGGCCTGGTACAAGTGGACCAACTGCGGCTACGATGCCCCGGACGACCCCTACGTCATGACGATCCTCGAACAGAACATCAAGGGCGAGCAGTGCGCCATCAGCACGTATCAGAAACTGATGCAGAAAACGCTCACAGCCGACCCGGTTACGTACAATATCGCCCTGCAAATCATCGAGCAGGAAGTGGAGCACGAAGAAGACCTCCAGGCCCTGCAGGAGGACCTCGAACTGATGCTCAAAAGGCATTGATTCGGGGAAACGGCAGAAATTGCGGCGCTTCGAGGTGGGCCAGACGGGGCCTTCTTTGCGTTTTTTCGCCGGAGCAGCCGTTTTTTCACAGAATCCCAAAGAATTCGACTTGACACTCGTTGAAGCAGTAGCCTATACTACACTTGTTCCTTCTATGGGTGGGTACAATGTCCAAGTGAAAGGAAAATGCGGT includes the following:
- a CDS encoding ferritin-like domain-containing protein, whose product is MGTRGTEIVGMDVKELLELLNRAFCDEWLAYYQYWLGAKVVKGPMKDAVIVELEQHATEELNHALMLTNRIIQLGGTPISTPQAWYKWTNCGYDAPDDPYVMTILEQNIKGEQCAISTYQKLMQKTLTADPVTYNIALQIIEQEVEHEEDLQALQEDLELMLKRH